Genomic window (Candidatus Scalindua japonica):
AAGAATCACGCACTATGACTACTGGTCGGATCAACTGATTCCTTCCATTCTCACAACAAGTGGCGCTGACCTGCTGGTATATGGAATGGGAGAAATGCCACTCAAGGAAATCCTCAAACTTCTGTCAAAAGGGGTCCCCTTTCATCAACTGACAATGGTAAAACAAACAGCATATATAAGGGATCAAAGTAAAGGTATTCCAAAGAACAAAAACTGGAAAGATATAGTGATTAATTCACATCAAAACTGTGTTGAAGACAAGAAAGCCTTTGCCGCAAATTTTAAACAGGTAGAACAGGAATCAAATAAGGTTTTTGCAGATAGAATTATCCAGAATATTGCAAAGAGCAGCCTGATAATAAACCCTCCTTTTCAAACTATGACTGAAAAAGAGATAGACACTTTCTTTGACTTGCCTTATACAAGACTCCCTCATCCTAAATACAAAAAACGCGGCGCTATTCCCGCCTACGAGATGATAAAATTCTCGATCAATATGCACCGAGGATGCTTTGGAGGATGCAGTTTCTGCACTATCTCTGCACATCAGGGAAAGTTCATTGCTAGTCGTTCACAAAAATCTATTTTGAATGAAGTTGATCAAGTAGTTAATATGCCTGATTTTAAGGGATATATTTCTGACCTCGGAGGCCCATCTGCCAACATGTACAAAATGAAAGGCGCGGTGCAGGAAATATGCGACAAATGCAGCGCGCCTTCATGTATTCATCCTGTAATCTGTAGTAACCTGGACACTAGCCATTCCCAGATAATCGCAATTTATCGTAAAGTAGATGCGCATCCTAAAGTAAAGAAGGCATTTGTCGGAAGCGGAATCCGGCATGATCTACTGACAAAAAGTTATAACAAAAAAGCAGATGCGTCTATTGATGATTACCTGTTACAGCTCTTAACCCGCCATGTTTCCGGAAGGCTTAAAGTAGCCCCGGAACATACATCTGCCGATACCCTTAAAATCATGAGAAAACCACTTTTTGATCACTTTAAAGCGTTCAAAAAACAATTTGATGATATCGACAGAAAATTCGGGCTTAATCAGCAACTTGTTCCCTACTTTATATCAGGTCACCCCGGCTGCAGAGAAGAAGACATGGCAAACCTCGCAGTGGAAACCAGAGAACTCGGCTTCAAGTTAGAATACGTACAGGATTTTACTCCCACCCCTATGACCGTCGCTACCGTTATGTATTATTCCGACTACCATCCTTACACTTTAAAAAAACACTACACAGCAAAATCAAAGCAGGAAAAGATCACCCAGCATCGATTCTTTTTCTGGTACAAGAAAGAAAACCAGAATTGGATAAGAAAAAGGCTCATTAATGCTAAAAGGCCGAACCTGTTAAAAAGACTCCTCGGTCCTGACAAAAAAGGATTAAACCAACAAACAAGGTCCCGCAATAAGACACTAAGACATTAATAAATCCTAATACCATTTTATTTTAATCATTAAAATAATCCACTACACTCAACGTTTCGATATTCTTTTTCCCTAAATCATCCAGAATATCTTTAGGGCATTTATCGGTAAGCAGCAACAGGCACTTATTATCGCCCTTGAGCTCTCCCACACCTTGAACATTGTAATCGAGTATTTTTTCATCTGGAATTCT
Coding sequences:
- a CDS encoding YgiQ family radical SAM protein, with translation MKELQDITKWLPTTKKEVEMRGWSELDVILISGDAYVDHPSFGPAVIGRIIENEGYRVAIISQPNWQDDLRDFKKLGKPGFFFGVTAGCMDSMVNHYTANKRLRSTDAYTPGGKSGFRPDYAVNTYSKILKSIYPDVPVIIGGIEASLRRITHYDYWSDQLIPSILTTSGADLLVYGMGEMPLKEILKLLSKGVPFHQLTMVKQTAYIRDQSKGIPKNKNWKDIVINSHQNCVEDKKAFAANFKQVEQESNKVFADRIIQNIAKSSLIINPPFQTMTEKEIDTFFDLPYTRLPHPKYKKRGAIPAYEMIKFSINMHRGCFGGCSFCTISAHQGKFIASRSQKSILNEVDQVVNMPDFKGYISDLGGPSANMYKMKGAVQEICDKCSAPSCIHPVICSNLDTSHSQIIAIYRKVDAHPKVKKAFVGSGIRHDLLTKSYNKKADASIDDYLLQLLTRHVSGRLKVAPEHTSADTLKIMRKPLFDHFKAFKKQFDDIDRKFGLNQQLVPYFISGHPGCREEDMANLAVETRELGFKLEYVQDFTPTPMTVATVMYYSDYHPYTLKKHYTAKSKQEKITQHRFFFWYKKENQNWIRKRLINAKRPNLLKRLLGPDKKGLNQQTRSRNKTLRH